In Streptantibioticus cattleyicolor NRRL 8057 = DSM 46488, a genomic segment contains:
- a CDS encoding methyltransferase domain-containing protein yields the protein MTTPAGTSTGGTAPAGHHPEQVWLPASEGLLAWDEGFHDLMLGDTLRMNAFRTAITETVRPGDRVLDLGTGTGILARWALEAGAARVYGLDLGEDVLRTATRRLAAAGYDATRFIPVHGLSFDTELPERVDVVVSETIGNLADNENAAAILHDAHRRFLAPGGTMLPRRVESYLVPVAAERAHAQLRGGAPQDLPDRRRFTELLRRRGARDPFDLYYDVVIPLARHLAAPRIVRQYDLQSPDGAPRTSYQVALAYTARRDGVLTGFKGYFVATLSDTVALDISGDDIAARTASDSWKHCYLPIAEPVPVRRGDRIVLSFSRSRPAGADTTFEQSYRWSGQVLGEDGTVARFAHGTGRHLDPITN from the coding sequence TTGACCACCCCGGCCGGAACGAGCACCGGCGGCACCGCACCCGCCGGCCACCACCCCGAACAGGTCTGGCTGCCCGCCTCCGAAGGGCTCCTCGCCTGGGACGAGGGCTTCCACGACCTGATGCTCGGCGACACGCTGCGCATGAACGCCTTCCGGACCGCGATCACCGAGACCGTCCGCCCCGGCGACCGGGTGCTCGACCTGGGCACCGGCACCGGCATCCTGGCCCGCTGGGCGCTGGAGGCCGGCGCCGCCCGGGTCTACGGCCTCGACCTCGGCGAAGACGTACTGCGCACCGCCACCCGGCGCCTGGCCGCGGCCGGCTACGACGCCACCCGCTTCATACCGGTGCACGGACTCTCCTTCGACACCGAACTCCCCGAACGCGTCGACGTCGTGGTCTCCGAAACCATCGGCAACCTCGCCGACAACGAGAACGCCGCCGCGATCCTGCACGACGCGCACCGCCGCTTCCTCGCCCCCGGCGGCACCATGCTGCCCCGGCGCGTGGAGAGCTACCTGGTGCCGGTCGCGGCCGAACGCGCCCACGCCCAACTGCGCGGCGGCGCCCCGCAGGACCTCCCGGACCGCCGGCGCTTCACCGAACTGCTGCGCCGCCGCGGCGCCCGTGACCCGTTCGACCTCTACTACGACGTGGTGATCCCGCTCGCCCGCCACCTGGCGGCGCCGCGGATCGTGCGCCAGTACGACCTCCAGTCCCCGGACGGCGCACCGCGCACCTCCTACCAGGTGGCGCTGGCCTACACCGCCCGCCGGGACGGGGTGCTCACCGGCTTCAAGGGCTACTTCGTGGCGACGCTCTCCGACACCGTCGCCCTGGACATCTCCGGCGACGACATCGCGGCGCGCACCGCCTCCGACAGCTGGAAGCACTGCTACCTGCCGATCGCCGAACCGGTGCCGGTGCGCCGCGGCGACCGGATCGTGCTCTCCTTCAGCCGCTCCCGCCCGGCCGGCGCGGACACCACCTTCGAGCAGTCCTACCGCTGGTCCGGACAGGTCCTCGGCGAGGACGGCACCGTGGCCCGGTTCGCCCACGGCACCGGCCGCCACCTCGACCCCATCACCAACTGA
- a CDS encoding Rieske (2Fe-2S) protein yields the protein MNAELRETADGRQVEVTVAGCRFLIDAACPHRKGRLVHGYVNARSLRITCPLHHSSFELATGRPVTGPATEPLAVGRCDDAPDGAPAPATPEGEAR from the coding sequence GTGAACGCCGAACTGCGGGAGACCGCCGACGGCCGGCAGGTCGAGGTGACCGTCGCCGGATGCCGCTTCCTGATCGACGCCGCCTGCCCGCACCGCAAGGGCCGCCTGGTGCACGGCTACGTCAACGCCCGGTCGCTGCGCATCACCTGCCCGCTCCACCACAGCTCCTTCGAGCTGGCCACCGGCCGCCCGGTGACCGGCCCGGCCACCGAGCCGCTGGCCGTTGGGCGGTGCGACGACGCCCCCGACGGCGCCCCGGCGCCCGCGACCCCGGAAGGAGAAGCGCGTTGA